In uncultured Bacteroides sp., the following proteins share a genomic window:
- a CDS encoding translocation/assembly module TamB domain-containing protein gives MRRKWFKRIVGLLLVPVFLFVLLMFSLYIPPVQNFLRKELIKYASEATGMQLGIKRIDLRFPLNLQIREVTLIQKTDTLLSLERLNVSVQMLPLFRGEVKVKELALNSTSFNSAELLHGMKIKGVLGNLNLKSHDVNLADENALLGAVELSNTHIHLQLEKDTLPPEEAKKEPLRWKIALQMLKLHDVSFNLHMPEDSMRLGGHVSQAILEGTKIDFGRLSYTLQQFKLNGSSFYADLNSLKPNVGFDASHIAVRDVNVSVDSLLWQKNRLKAMIRQFSLNERSGLSITEASGSLVTDGTSLRIPLLKLLTPNSQVNFSGQTAWFVKDASQSPIYAKLDAFIGKQDVMLFAGNLPEAFRRDYPFRALRVEGGIEGSLKHLQLSRFKVELPGALSITGGGDFLNVTDSLKRSANLDLQAITGNLDFMASLHPMLREGTLAFPSGITLVAKGELKDARFRTLVRLKDGDGSLSLKADYDDHSKVYKGDVTIDSLQMKHFLPKDSLYTLSASAEISGRGLDFASSRSVANFRCSVDQLHYGRFAVSDIGLTGGLKNGTLKAMLTGDNQLFNLSASAEYHLNQPYTEGKLLLDVKQIDWYKLGYYPKPMKQPFAFTLKASAQKDSLKAVLQAHDLDFSCKSKGTLEHLIKQSKTFSEVLLAQLKNKRLDHSALRKALPTAGLMLNAGTANPLNRFLAIRNITYKRLALKFGTTPDRGINGRASVDGLVVDSIQLDSLFLNIKQDTTRITMRGGVINAPDNPQFVFKTYLTGEIRNEDAELMLEYQNEKGETGVLLGVNVKPRNNGIVFKFIPDEPIVAFRKFRFNEDNRIFLRKDRHIFANVEMLDKDGMGVRIHSLRDTTFLQNMDIELRRIRLAEISEALPYLPRFSGLLSAEGHYVQTATSLQLSTESNIDELVYENQRIGDVSLGVTWLPGEKGTHYVNSYLTHEGTEVMTLNGTYHSEGVGNLDVNGTLEHFPLSIANVFIPDQAVTLSGDLDGELILTGQTDKPVVNGKLMLDSVSVFARQAGARYWFDHRPVNIENSRVNFDKFAISTTSKNPFIIDGYVDFKKPLTPMANLSMKADNYTLLDAPRTNESLVYGKVFVDFNSTLRGPLNALVMRGNMNLLGNTNVTYVLRDSPLTVQDRLGELVTFTDFSDTLSRKKEDASTLSLGGLDMLMTVHIDPAVRLKADLTPDRSSYVSLEGGGDLSLQYSPRGDLVLSGRYTLSGGTLKYSLPIIPLKEFTVDEGSYVEWKGNPMEPTLNLKATERIRASVAEDENSTRMVNFDVSIAVQNDLKELSLIFDLNAPEDSKVQSEIAAMSSEERSKQAVALLATGIYMANAGNKNSSLNMSAALNSVLQTQMSNVAGAALKTVNISLDMQNYDASDAGGQRTDYSFRYAQRFFNDRFQVVLGGTISTSKNRNQTESFIDDVSLEYRLDSSGTRYVRVFHKKNYESILEGEITETGVGLVLRKKMNNLGELFIFKRKK, from the coding sequence ATGAGACGAAAATGGTTTAAAAGGATTGTAGGGCTACTACTAGTTCCTGTCTTTCTATTTGTATTATTGATGTTCTCGCTTTATATTCCGCCTGTGCAGAATTTTTTGCGTAAGGAACTCATTAAATATGCCTCAGAAGCAACAGGAATGCAATTGGGAATAAAACGCATTGATCTTCGCTTTCCTCTAAATCTACAAATAAGAGAAGTTACCCTTATTCAGAAAACGGATACCCTGTTATCACTTGAACGCCTGAATGTTAGTGTGCAGATGTTACCTTTGTTTCGAGGAGAAGTTAAGGTAAAAGAACTTGCTTTAAACTCAACTTCTTTTAATTCGGCGGAGCTTTTGCATGGCATGAAGATAAAAGGGGTGTTGGGTAATTTGAATTTGAAAAGTCATGATGTAAACCTTGCGGATGAAAATGCTTTATTGGGTGCTGTAGAACTTAGCAATACTCACATTCATTTGCAGCTCGAAAAAGATACCTTACCTCCAGAAGAAGCAAAAAAAGAACCGCTCCGCTGGAAGATAGCATTGCAAATGTTGAAATTGCATGATGTGTCTTTTAATTTACATATGCCCGAAGACTCTATGCGCTTGGGAGGTCATGTTTCTCAGGCGATACTTGAAGGTACTAAGATCGATTTTGGACGTCTTTCATATACTTTACAACAATTTAAACTAAATGGCAGCTCTTTTTATGCCGATCTGAATTCACTTAAACCGAATGTTGGCTTTGACGCTTCTCATATTGCTGTGCGAGATGTAAATGTATCGGTCGACTCTTTGTTATGGCAAAAAAACAGACTAAAGGCGATGATTCGTCAGTTTTCTCTGAATGAACGTTCCGGACTAAGTATCACTGAAGCTTCGGGAAGCTTGGTTACTGACGGTACATCGCTGCGTATACCTTTACTCAAGTTGCTTACTCCTAATTCTCAGGTGAACTTTTCTGGGCAGACTGCCTGGTTTGTGAAAGATGCATCTCAATCTCCAATTTATGCTAAGCTAGATGCTTTTATAGGAAAGCAGGATGTAATGCTGTTTGCCGGAAATCTGCCGGAAGCATTCAGGAGAGATTATCCTTTTCGGGCACTTAGAGTAGAGGGGGGAATAGAGGGAAGTTTAAAACATCTACAGTTGTCTCGTTTTAAAGTTGAGTTGCCGGGAGCTTTGTCGATAACTGGAGGAGGGGATTTCTTGAATGTGACAGACTCATTGAAGCGTTCAGCGAATCTTGATTTGCAGGCCATTACAGGTAATTTGGACTTTATGGCTAGTCTGCATCCTATGCTTCGTGAAGGAACATTGGCTTTTCCTTCTGGAATCACGCTCGTAGCTAAAGGTGAACTAAAAGATGCACGTTTTCGAACTCTTGTTAGATTAAAAGATGGAGACGGTAGCCTGTCTCTTAAAGCCGATTATGACGATCATTCGAAAGTTTATAAAGGAGATGTGACGATAGATTCTCTACAAATGAAGCATTTTCTCCCTAAAGATTCTTTATATACTCTTTCCGCATCAGCTGAAATTAGTGGTAGGGGATTGGACTTTGCTTCTTCACGCTCTGTAGCAAATTTCCGTTGTTCGGTTGATCAACTGCACTATGGACGTTTTGCTGTATCGGATATAGGATTAACAGGAGGGCTGAAAAATGGAACATTAAAGGCTATGCTAACAGGTGATAATCAATTGTTTAATCTCTCTGCCAGTGCTGAATATCATTTGAATCAGCCATACACGGAAGGTAAACTTTTACTGGATGTGAAGCAGATTGATTGGTATAAGTTGGGCTATTATCCTAAACCGATGAAACAACCGTTTGCTTTTACTCTCAAAGCATCAGCTCAGAAAGATTCTTTGAAAGCTGTTTTGCAAGCCCATGATTTGGACTTTAGCTGCAAATCAAAAGGAACATTAGAACATTTAATAAAGCAATCAAAAACCTTCTCCGAGGTATTGCTGGCTCAACTAAAGAATAAGCGCTTGGATCATTCAGCACTGCGTAAAGCGCTACCAACAGCCGGTCTGATGCTGAATGCGGGCACCGCTAATCCGCTAAATCGTTTTTTGGCTATTAGAAATATTACGTATAAAAGGTTGGCTTTGAAATTTGGAACCACCCCTGATCGAGGTATCAATGGTCGCGCTTCAGTAGATGGTTTAGTTGTTGATTCTATTCAACTTGATTCGTTATTTTTAAACATAAAGCAAGATACTACGCGCATAACGATGCGTGGCGGAGTAATAAATGCTCCTGATAATCCACAGTTTGTTTTTAAAACATATCTGACAGGAGAAATACGCAATGAAGATGCGGAATTGATGTTGGAGTATCAAAATGAGAAGGGAGAAACTGGAGTATTACTAGGGGTAAATGTAAAGCCTCGTAACAATGGAATTGTGTTCAAGTTTATTCCGGACGAACCGATTGTGGCATTTAGGAAATTTCGTTTTAATGAGGATAATCGTATTTTTTTGCGTAAAGACCGTCATATCTTTGCTAATGTAGAGATGCTAGATAAAGATGGAATGGGGGTTCGTATACACTCTTTGCGTGATACAACTTTCCTTCAGAATATGGACATTGAATTGAGGCGTATTCGCTTAGCTGAAATCAGTGAAGCATTACCATACTTACCTCGTTTTTCGGGATTACTTTCGGCGGAAGGGCATTATGTGCAGACAGCCACTTCTTTGCAACTCTCTACAGAGTCGAATATTGATGAACTTGTGTATGAAAATCAGCGGATAGGTGATGTTTCTTTGGGAGTGACTTGGTTGCCAGGTGAAAAGGGTACTCATTATGTGAATAGCTATTTAACTCACGAGGGAACAGAGGTGATGACATTGAACGGTACTTATCATTCTGAAGGGGTTGGTAATCTTGATGTTAACGGTACCTTGGAGCATTTTCCATTGAGCATAGCAAATGTTTTTATTCCTGATCAGGCGGTTACGCTTTCGGGTGATCTGGATGGTGAGCTTATTTTAACGGGGCAGACGGATAAGCCTGTTGTGAATGGCAAATTAATGCTCGATAGTGTTTCTGTTTTTGCTCGCCAGGCGGGGGCACGTTATTGGTTTGATCACCGTCCGGTCAATATTGAAAATAGTCGCGTTAACTTTGATAAGTTTGCGATATCTACTACAAGTAAAAATCCTTTTATTATCGACGGCTATGTTGATTTTAAAAAGCCGCTTACTCCAATGGCTAATCTGTCTATGAAAGCAGATAATTATACTTTGCTTGATGCACCTCGTACTAATGAGAGTTTGGTGTATGGAAAAGTCTTTGTGGATTTTAACTCAACTCTTCGAGGACCTCTGAATGCCCTTGTAATGCGTGGTAATATGAATTTGCTAGGCAATACGAATGTGACTTATGTATTGCGAGATTCTCCATTGACGGTACAAGATCGTTTGGGCGAGTTGGTTACTTTTACTGACTTTAGTGATACGCTTTCTAGAAAGAAAGAAGATGCTTCGACTCTCTCTTTAGGAGGTCTCGATATGTTAATGACGGTGCATATTGATCCGGCTGTTAGACTTAAAGCAGATTTAACGCCTGATCGTAGTAGTTATGTGTCGTTAGAAGGCGGAGGCGATTTATCTCTGCAATATTCTCCACGTGGTGATCTAGTTCTTTCGGGAAGATATACGCTATCGGGAGGAACTTTAAAATATTCATTGCCGATTATTCCACTAAAAGAGTTTACTGTTGATGAGGGGAGTTATGTGGAATGGAAAGGAAATCCAATGGAACCTACTTTGAATCTAAAAGCGACAGAGAGAATAAGGGCATCTGTTGCCGAAGATGAAAATTCAACTCGTATGGTTAACTTTGATGTTTCAATAGCTGTACAAAATGATTTGAAAGAACTCTCTTTGATTTTTGATTTAAATGCTCCGGAAGATAGCAAAGTACAGAGTGAGATTGCTGCGATGTCGTCTGAAGAGCGGAGTAAGCAGGCAGTGGCACTTTTAGCTACGGGTATTTATATGGCTAATGCAGGCAATAAAAATTCGTCGTTAAATATGAGTGCTGCATTGAATAGTGTGTTGCAGACTCAGATGTCTAATGTTGCGGGAGCGGCTTTAAAAACGGTGAATATCTCATTGGATATGCAAAATTATGATGCGTCGGATGCTGGAGGACAGCGAACGGATTATAGTTTCCGTTATGCTCAGCGCTTCTTTAATGATCGCTTTCAAGTGGTGCTGGGAGGAACGATTTCTACCAGCAAAAATAGGAATCAGACAGAATCATTTATTGATGATGTGTCATTGGAGTATCGTTTGGATAGCTCGGGAACTCGCTATGTAAGGGTGTTCCATAAGAAAAACTATGAGAGTATACTCGAAGGTGAGATTACGGAAACAGGTGTGGGACTTGTACTGCGTAAGAAGATGAATAATTTGGGTGAACTGTTTATTTTTAAACGAAAGAAATAG
- a CDS encoding BamA/TamA family outer membrane protein: MKGNIYTRSRWFSLLVVCLSLLVGCSTTRNLPEGEVLYTGQKKIQIENKATNRAGQEAMTEVNAALSTPPNNSIIGSSTMRFPFPFGLWVYNAFVKHQKGVGKWIFRRFAAKPVLISNVNPAIHAKAATNLLHDYGFFNGQVDYKVLPEKNPKKAKVQYKVDMKNPYLIDTIMYERFSDDILNTLEKGRRRTLLHPEQQFNVLTLNDERTRLTTLLRNRGYYYFRPDYFNILADTTMLPGRVSMKIVPKAGVPKEAVKRWNVGNIAMHLYGVNGEAPNDSLMYKDLKIYYRNKLKVRPSVLYRQLRFHQNQSYSFLRQTRTQDKMTQLGMFRYVDMLYSPRDSMGLSELLDVNIKTAYDLPLDGELNLNVTTKSNNLTGPGASFSVTRKNLFGGGENLTVGLKGSYEWQTGSQQGESKSAMNSYEMGLSASLMIPRVLFPKLGKKDYDFPATTTFNVYINQLNRAKFFKLLSFGGNATYVFKPTRVSKHTVVPFKLVFNVLRDTTALFHSIANENRALYLSLSNQFIPSMSYTYTYDNTALRRQRNRIWWETTLASAGNVTSLIYKAFGDRFGRQKDLLGAPFAQFLKFSSEIRYNWNIDKNQSLAMRLGGGVIYSYGNSDVAPYSEQFYVGGANSIRAFTIRSIGPGSYRPVSNTKYSYIDQIGDVKLQANIEYRFRILRDLHGALFLDAGNVWLLRKDSDRPGGEFALKGLTDEIALGTGAGLRYDLSFLVLRLDCGVGIHAPYQTTRKGYYNIPSFKDALAWHLAIGYPF; this comes from the coding sequence ATGAAAGGAAATATTTATACTAGGAGTAGATGGTTTAGCTTGCTCGTCGTTTGTCTATCTTTGTTGGTAGGTTGTTCTACTACACGTAATCTACCTGAAGGGGAGGTGCTGTATACAGGGCAAAAGAAGATACAGATTGAAAACAAGGCAACGAATAGAGCGGGACAAGAAGCAATGACTGAAGTGAATGCTGCACTTTCCACACCGCCTAACAATTCTATTATAGGTAGCTCCACGATGCGTTTCCCTTTCCCTTTTGGTTTGTGGGTATATAATGCGTTTGTGAAGCATCAGAAGGGCGTTGGAAAATGGATATTTCGTCGTTTTGCAGCAAAACCGGTATTGATCTCTAATGTAAATCCGGCTATTCATGCTAAAGCTGCTACTAACTTATTGCATGATTATGGTTTTTTCAATGGTCAGGTGGACTATAAAGTTTTGCCTGAAAAAAATCCTAAAAAGGCAAAAGTACAATACAAGGTTGATATGAAGAATCCATATCTGATCGATACCATTATGTACGAGCGTTTTTCTGATGATATTCTGAATACGTTGGAAAAAGGAAGGAGGCGTACTTTGTTGCATCCTGAGCAGCAATTTAATGTACTGACTTTAAACGATGAACGGACAAGACTAACCACCTTGCTTCGTAATAGAGGATATTACTATTTTCGCCCGGATTATTTTAATATTTTGGCTGATACTACCATGCTTCCGGGTAGAGTTTCAATGAAAATAGTACCAAAGGCAGGTGTGCCTAAAGAGGCTGTGAAACGCTGGAATGTAGGTAATATTGCGATGCATTTATATGGAGTGAACGGTGAGGCGCCTAATGACTCTTTGATGTATAAGGATTTAAAAATATATTATCGAAACAAGCTAAAGGTGCGTCCTTCGGTACTTTACAGGCAATTAAGATTTCATCAGAATCAGTCTTATTCTTTTTTGAGGCAGACTCGTACGCAAGATAAGATGACGCAACTTGGAATGTTTCGCTATGTAGACATGCTTTATTCTCCACGGGATAGTATGGGTTTATCTGAGCTGCTGGATGTAAACATTAAAACGGCTTATGATTTACCTCTTGATGGAGAATTGAATCTGAATGTGACAACAAAAAGCAATAATTTAACAGGTCCGGGAGCATCTTTTAGTGTTACTAGAAAGAATTTGTTTGGTGGCGGTGAGAATCTTACTGTCGGTTTAAAGGGCTCGTATGAGTGGCAAACGGGTTCACAGCAGGGAGAGAGTAAATCGGCTATGAATTCTTATGAAATGGGACTTTCCGCATCTTTAATGATTCCGAGGGTTCTTTTTCCAAAACTAGGAAAAAAAGATTATGACTTCCCGGCTACAACTACTTTTAATGTATATATTAATCAATTAAATAGGGCGAAATTCTTTAAACTGTTATCGTTCGGTGGAAACGCTACTTATGTATTCAAGCCTACAAGGGTGAGTAAGCATACGGTAGTGCCGTTTAAATTAGTCTTTAATGTTTTGAGAGATACTACTGCTTTATTCCACTCAATAGCTAATGAAAATCGTGCTTTATACTTAAGTTTAAGTAATCAGTTTATCCCTTCGATGAGTTATACTTATACTTATGATAATACTGCTCTGCGGAGACAGAGAAATAGAATTTGGTGGGAAACGACTTTAGCTTCGGCGGGAAATGTGACTTCTCTTATTTATAAAGCTTTTGGAGATAGATTTGGACGGCAAAAAGACTTATTAGGAGCTCCTTTTGCACAGTTTTTAAAATTCAGCTCTGAGATTCGTTATAATTGGAATATTGATAAAAACCAATCTTTAGCAATGCGTTTGGGAGGCGGAGTGATCTATTCTTATGGGAATTCTGATGTGGCGCCTTATAGTGAGCAGTTTTATGTTGGAGGTGCAAATAGTATTCGTGCTTTTACTATTCGTAGTATTGGTCCCGGAAGCTATCGTCCTGTTAGCAATACAAAATACTCTTATATTGATCAGATAGGCGATGTTAAGCTTCAGGCGAACATAGAATATCGTTTTCGCATTTTGCGGGATTTGCATGGGGCGTTGTTCTTAGATGCAGGTAATGTGTGGTTGTTGAGAAAAGATTCTGATCGCCCCGGAGGAGAGTTTGCTCTTAAAGGATTAACCGATGAGATAGCACTAGGAACAGGGGCGGGATTGCGTTATGATCTCTCTTTCTTGGTACTTCGTCTGGATTGTGGGGTGGGGATACATGCACCTTATCAGACAACGCGTAAAGGATACTATAATATTCCTTCTTTCAAAGATGCCCTTGCCTGGCATCTTGCTATTGGATATCCATTCTGA